TGCGTTTGCCCTATTTTTCGGGGGAACGTCACTATTAATTATGGTGGGTGTAATTTTAGATACAGTTCAACAGATTAATACATATCTGCTGAACCATCACTATGATGGCTTAATGCAGTCTAAATTATCAAGAACGACTGGATATTAATTTATGGCAAAACAAAAACATATTGAACAGGATGGCGTGATCGTGGAAGCACTTTCGAACGCCATGTTCCGTGTAGAGCTGGAAAATGGGCATATCCTTATTGCTCATATCTCCGGCAAAATGAGAATGCATTATATTAAACTTTTACCTGGTGATAAGGTAAAACTAGAAATGTCTCCCTATGATTTAACGAAAGGGAGAATCACATTTAGATACTAAAACAATTAGCCAAATGGAATACCCATTCCATTTGGCATTTGTAAAAAATAAATACTATCAAAATGAAAGTAAGAGCATCAATTAAAAAAAGAAGCGCTGATTGCAAAATCGTACGCAGAAAAGGTGTACTATTCGTAATCAACAAGAAGAACCCAAAATTTAAACAAAGACAAGGTTAACATTAAATTATGGCGAGAATTGCAGGTATTGATTTACCAAAAAACAAAAGAGGTGTTATCGGTTTAACTTACATCTATGGAGTAGGAAGAAGTACTTCTTCTGAAATCCTTAAAGCTGCCGGTATCAGCGAAGACAAGAAAGTCAACGAATGGAATGACGATGAATTGGCTGCAATCAGAACATATATCTCTGAAAACGTAAAAGTAGAAGGAGAATTGAGATCTGAAGTGCAATTGAACATCAAGAGATTGATGGACATAGGATGCCAACGAGGAATACGTCACAGACTTGGATTACCTTTAAGAGGCCAGAGAACGAAAAACAACTCTAGAACACGTAAAGGGAAGAGAAAAACTGTTGCTAACAAGAAAAAAGCTAGTAAATAATCGTTAGGAATTATGGCAAAACAAACTAAAGTAGTTAAAAAAAGAAAAGTAAAAGTTGAAGCTATTGGTGAAGCTCATATTCAGGCTTCTTTCAATAACATCATCATTTCTTTAACAAATAAAAACGGAGAGGTTATCTCTTGGGCTTCTGCCGGTAAAATGGGATTCAGAGGTTCTAAAAAGAATACTCCATTTGCTGCTCAGATGGCAGCTGAAAATTGCTCTGCTGTAGCTCACGAAGCTGGTTTAAGAAGAGTAAAGGTGTTTGTGAAAGGTCCAGGTGCAGGTAGAGAATCTGCTATCAGATCTATCCACAATTCAGGAATTGAAGTTAGCGAAATCGTTGATGTGACTCCAATGCCACACAACGGATGTAGACCACCAAAAAGAAGAAGAGTTTAATTTTTAGAATTTACCCATTATGGCAAGATATATTGGACCTAAAACTAAGATTGCTAGAAAGTTTGGTGCTGCAATCTACGGAGATGATAAAAACTTCGAAAAAAGAAAGAACCAACCGCCAGGACAACACGGTCCTAACAAAAGAAGAGGTGCTAAAAAATCAGAATACGCAGTTCAGTTGGCTGAAAAACAAAAAGCTAAATATACTTACGGTATCTTAGAAAGACAGTTTGCTAACTTATTTGAAAAAGCACACAGAAGTAAAGGGGTAACAGGGGAAGTTCTATTACAACTTTGTGAATCAAGATTGGATAACGTAGTTTACAGATTAGGTTTTGCTAAAACAAGATCTGGTGCTAGACAATTGGTTTCTCACAGACACATCACTGTGAACGGAGAAATACTTAATATCCCTTCTTACTTGGTAAAAGCTGGTGATGTAATCGCTGTAAGAGAAAAGTCTAAGTCTCTTGAAGTTGTTACCAATGCATTGGCTTCTAAGTCAAACTATGAGTGGTTACAATTCAACGATGAGAAGAAAGAAGGTACCTTCATTTCTGCTCCTGAAAGAATCCAGATTCCGGAAGACATCAAGGAGAACCTTATCGTCGAACTTTACTCTAAATAATTTTTTAATCAAATTTTTGCTCAACCCAATAATATGGCAATTTTACAATTCATAAAACCCGATAAAGTAATTTTACTTAACTCTGATGAATTTAAAGGTCAATTCGAATTCAGACCTTTGGAACCAGGTTTCGGGCTTACAATCGGTAATGCTTTGAGAAGAGTGTTGCTTTCTTCTCTGGAAGGATATGCTATTTCATCTATCAAAATAGAAGGTGTAGAGCACGAATTTTCAACTATTCCAGGAGTAATCGAAGACGTTACCGAAATTATTCTTAACCTAAAGCAGGTAAGATTAAAAGCTGCAGCAGAAGGCCAGGCTAATGAGCAGGTTGTTGCTAAAGTTTCAGGTCAAACGATTATTACTGCTGGTGATTTAGGAAAATCGATCAACGGATTCGAGGTTTTAAACCCGGATTTAGTGATTTGTAACCTGAACACTGATGTAACTTTCGAAATTACTTTCAATATTGAAAAAGGAAGAGGATATGTTCCTTCTGAACAAAATAAGTCAAACAATGCACCTGTAGGTACTATTGCTATTGACTCTATTTTCACGCCGATCAAGAAAGTACAGTACAGCATTGAAAATTATCGTGTAGAGCAAAAAACAGACTACGAAAAACTTGTATTAGATATAGAAACTGACGGGTCTATCAGCCCTCAGAATGCTTTAACAGAAGCTTCTAAGATATTAATTTATCACTTCATGTTATTCTCTGATGAGAGAATCACCCTTGAAACTGAAGCTGTAAAAGCATCTATCCAATATGATGAGGAAACTCTTCATACAAGACAATTACTTAAGTCTAAATTAGCAGATATGGATCTTTCCGTAAGAGCCCTTAACTGTCTGAAAGCAGCTGAAGTAGAAACTCTTGGAGAATTGGTTTCTTACAGTAAGTCTGATTTGATGAAATTCAGAAATTTTGGTAAAAAATCTTTGACAGAACTAGAAGAATTAGTGCATTCAAAAGGTCTTAACTTCGGTTTCGACGTTGCAAAATATAAGTTAGACGCTGATAAATAATTAATAATGAGACACGGTAAAAAATTCAATCACTTAGGAAGAACAGCTTCTCACAGAAGTGCTTTACTTTCTAATATGGCTTGTTCTCTAATTGAGCATAAAAGAATCAACACTACTGTAGCTAAAGCTAAAGCTTTAAGAGTATATGTTGAGCCTCTATTAACAAAAGCAAAAGAAGATACTACACACAACAGAAGAGTAGTATTCTCTTACCTTCAAAATAAATTTGCGGTTGCTGAATTATTCAGAACTGTAGCTCCTAAAATCGCTGAAAGAAACGGTGGTTATACAAGAATCATCAAGACAGGATTCAGACCAGGTGATGCTGCTGATACTGCTCTTATCGAATTAGTAGATTTCAACGAGCTTTACAACCCGAATGCTGAGGAGAAAAAAGCTACAAGAAGAAGCAGAAGATCAACTGCTGCACCTAAAAAAGCTGAAGCGGTAGTAGCTGAAGCTCCTGCAGTAGAAGAGAAAGTAGAAGAAGCTAAAGCTGATACTACTGAAGAAAAAACTGAAGAATAATATTCATTCAGATATCAATAGAAAACCATCCGGAATCCGGATGGTTTTTTTTATGCCGGCTCCGGATAATCATTTTCAAAAAGAGAAATATCCTGTTTAAGGTGATAAATCAGAATAAAATGTTGAATTTTTAATTAAATCATTCGAAATATGAATGGTTTTCTTTATTTCTTTAACGCTTAATTAATTTTTTTAGAATAAATTTGCAGGCTTAATAAAACTAATCATGATTATCGTAGAGGATAAGTTAGAAAAAACAATTTCCGGGGAGAGTGTTAACTTTGTAGAGACACCCAATAAAGAGGGAATTATTATTCCTGAATACATTATCATTCATTTTACTGCGGGACATGGGGTTGAAAATACCATCAACTGGTTTAAAGAACCTACAGCGAAAGCTTCCGTTCATGTTATTATTGATAGGGACGGGAGGATTACTCAAATGGTAGAGTTCAATAAAAAAGCCTGGCATGCCGGAAGAAGCCGGTGGGCAGACCGATCAGGATTCAATGACTTTTCCATCAGTATAGAACTGGAAAATCCGGGAAAACTTAAAAAAGTCAATGAAAGATACTACTCATGGTTTGAAAAAGAATATCCGAAAGATGTAGTGGTAGAGGCGATGCATAAACATGAGAATACTACTTCCTATTGGCATAGCTTTACGGAAAGACAGATAGAGAGCTGTTTTCAGGTTTGTAAATTACTGACTGAAACCTATAATATTAAAGATATTCTGGGGCATGATGACATTGCACCTTTCAGGAAAAATGATCCCGGGCCTGCGTTTCCTATGGAAAGTCTCAGGGCAAAATTATTTGGAAGGGAGGATGATACTGCAGATATGTACAATGTAGTGGCAGATTTTGCCAACGTAAGAAAGGATGCCAGAACTGAGTCAGACCTTATTGTGAAACTCAAAAAGAATACCCCGGTTGAATTCATTAAGAGTAAGTTGGGATGGTTTTATGTCTATGTTTTAATGGAGGCAGGAAAAGATGGGGAACCCGTATATGGGTGGATCAATAGTGATCTGCTGGAGAAAGTCTGAGTATATCAATATAAAATAAAATGTCCCTCAATATTGAGGGACATTTTATTTTTAAATCTTTGTTCTTTTCAGTTCGATGATGTTATTGCCTTGCTCCAGGTGAATACTGTCTCCTTTTACCTTTGCGGTCATATCATCCTTTTTGTACACGGTTTCATCCCCGTTGGTTTCCGATTTGGGAAGAGTGAATGTTTTCTTGTTGCTGGTAATAGCTACCGTGCTTTCCTTCGGATCATTTTTAAATACTACTTTTACAAGAGTTCCGTCTGTAGCTTTATAAACATAATCGGTTTTCTCTGTTTTCTGACCATTCATGTCTACTGTAGAGGAACTTTGAGTTACAGAATCTATTTTTCCGTTGGTATCTGTAATAACTGTTTCTGAGCTGTCTGTTTTGATAACGCTTTTGTTTCCGCTTTCATTTTTTTTGCAGCTGATGGCTGTTAAGGTAAGTACTGCACCCAGTACCAGAAGACTTTTTTTCATGATTATATTATTTGATATTCAATATGATTTTTATTCTTTAATTTTACAAAAATCATGCCTTCAAATATGAGAAATTTCAGCCGGTATTTATATAGTATTCTTTTTGTTTTCTTCATTAATACGATGTTTTCCCAAAAAGGAAATTTTGAAATTAAAAACGGTCATTTTTTATTGAACGGAAAACCATTCACCATCTATTCCGGGGAAATGCATTACCCAAGAGTACCATCGGAATACTGGAAGCACAGGATGCAGATGATGAAAGCAATGGGATTGAATACCGTGACCACTTACGTCTTCTGGAATTACCATGAAGAAGCACCCGGAAAATGGAATTTTTCAGGAGAAAAAGATCTGCGCAGATTTATAAAAACAGCACAGGAGGTCGGGTTGTATGTTATCATTCGTCCCGGACCTTATGTATGTGCAGAATGGGAATTCGGAGGGTATCCGTGGTGGCTGCAAAAAAATAAAAATCTGGAAATAAGAAGAGATAATAAAGCTTTTCTGGATGAATGTGAAAAATACATCAATCAGCTTGCGGGGCAGATCGTTCCGCTGCAGATCAATAATGGAGGCCCTGTCATCATGGTACAGGCAGAAAATGAATTTGGATCTTACGTTGCCCAGAGAAAAGATATACCGTTGGAAGAACACCGTAAATACAGCCATAAAATAAAAGACATGCTGTTGAAGGGGGGCATCACTGTTCCGTTATTTACTTCGGATGGAAGCTCGCTTTTTAAAGGTGGCTCTATAGACGGTGCTTTACCCACTGCCAACGGAGAAAGCGATATTGAGGTTTTAAAGAAAAGCATCAATGAATACAATGGAGGAAAAGGTCCGTATATGGTAGCAGAGTATTACCCGGGATGGCTGGACCACTGGGCAGAGCCCTTTGTGAAAGTTGCTGCAGAAGAAGTGGTGAAGCAAACAGACTTATACATAAAAAATGGAGTTTCTTTCAACTATTATATGATTCACGGTGGCACCAACTTCGGCTTTACAAGCGGGGCCAATTATAATAAAGATTTTGACATTCAGCCGGATATTACAAGTTATGATTATGATGCTCCTATCAGTGAATCAGGTTTGGCAACCCCGAAATACAATGCTTTAAGAGAAATATTTCAAAAAATAAATCCTGGCAAGCTTCCGGAAGTCCCGAAAGCACCAAAGGTAATCACGATCCCGGCCATTGGGTTTACAAAAGTCGCCAGCCTGTTTGACGTGATCAGTAAAATAAAGCCTGTTACCGGTGATCAGCCTCTTACATTTGAAGATCTGAATATCGGAAACGGATATGTTGTATACAGGAGAATATCTGATAAAGCTCAAAAAGGATTATTGGAGATCAGGGGATTGAGAGACTATGCCAATATTTATGTGAACGGAGTCTGGAAAGGTGAGCTGAACAGGATCAATAAAAAATACGCTGTTGACATTGACCTCAAAGCCGGGGACCGGTTGGATATTATGGTGGAAAATATGGGGCGTATCAATTACGGTGCAGAGATCGTTCATAATCTGAAAGGCATCATAGAACCTGTCCGGATTAATGGAAGTACCATTTCAGGAAATTGGCAGATGTTTTCTTTACCATTTGATCAATTTCCCAAACATACGTATCAGAAAAAAAATATTGCTGATCGTGTTCCGGTCATTCAGGAAGCAGAATTTAAACTCGATGAAACCGGAGATACTTTTCTCGATATGCGGAACTTTGGGAAAGGCATTGTCTTTATCAACGGTAAAAATATCGGCAGATACTGGAGTGTGGCCGGGCCTCAGCAGACATTATATATTCCCGGAGTCTGGTTAAAAAAAGGGAAGAATCTCGTCCAGGTTTTTGAACAGATCAGGCCTCAGAATACAGTCAGCAGCATAGATCATCCGATCCTGGATCAGCTGGTTAAATAATTCATAAATTATTTAAATGAAACTGAACTTTGCAATGAAAAATTGATTAAATTTAATAGAGAAAAACTAACCATAATTATAAACTCATTAAAGATTACACAAAAGTGTAATTGATTCTTACCTGTTTTCTGTTGAAATTTGCTTCAAACAAAAATGACATGAGCATTTCCATTGCCATAGTAGAAGACGAAAAGAACTACAACAATGCGTTGAAGAAGATCATCAATTATCAGAATGATATGAAGGTGACGGCTCAGTTCTTTGATGGAAGTACGGCATTGAAAAATCTCCCGGAAATCTCCCCGGATGTAGTAATGATGGATATCCAGCTTCCTGATATGCTGGGAATAGAGATCATTGAGCACATCAGAAAGGAGATGTCGGACACCCAGTTCATTATGTGTACAAGCTTTGAAGATGACGAAAAAATCTTCAATTCCTTAAAAGCTGGGGCCATGGGCTACCTTGTAAAAGGAGAAAGCATGGATAAAATTCTGTCGTCCATCCGGGATGTCTATAACGGCGGAGCGCCTATGAGCTTTTCCATCGCCCGGAAAGTCCTGAAACATTTTGAAAAGAAACTGCCCGAGATCAAAGGCTTCGATGAGCTCACAGAGCGTGAAAAGGAAATACTCGAACTGCTTTCACAGGGACTTTTGTACAAAGAAATTGCAGATCAGAAATGCATCAGCATTGATACTGTAAAAAAACATGTAGGCAATATCTACCGGAAACTGCATGTCAGCAACAAAGTAGAAGCAATAAACAAATTTAACAATTTTAAAAACTAAGAAACCATGAGTACAAAAAATCTAAAACTTACTGCAGACCACATTGACTGGAGTAAAATGAAAGTGTATGAGCAATCAGAGACGGGGATAAAAACAGATAATATCCTTTCTGAAACAAAAGGAAACTTTAATAAAGGCTTCCCTGGTGTAAACCATCAGCAACTAAACGAACTTATAAAAACGGATCCTCCTGTAACAGATAATAACCTTATGAAAGCGGCCGATGCGCCCGGGATGATTAATAAGTTTTACACCTGCGTGTCTGATAGTTATGAAAAGCGTTTCCTGATCACAGAAACCGTTCTTAAAGATATTTTCAATAATGTAAATGAAGCTTATATCTTTTTAGGAGAGATTGAGAATGAGGGTCTGATTTTCATGTGGCAGGATTCCAAAGAAGATCAGTACTATATTGTAAACAACTGTGATTCTAAAATAAGTATAACAGAACAGGAGTTTTTAGACCATAAAGAATTTTATGCCAGAAATCTGAAGGGTATATTAGATACTTATATTCCCGAAGGAGATCCTAATCCCGGAAATACAAAGCGCTTTATTGTAAGAGATGGAGTTTATCAGGAATTTTTAAGACAGTCTGCAAAAGAACCTTTATTAACTTTTGTAGTTTCTTTTTACCCTGCAATGCATCTGATAAATGAAATATATTATAATAGGTTGACCTTTATTATGGTGGTAGAAAAATATGTTGATGGTGAATTGAAACCTGCTGATGATACCGCATTATATGACAGAAACGGACTTTGTCCTCCAGGAAACTGTTAAAAAATGACAATACCTGATATCATATATTATACTGTAATCAATACAAATTTTATTGTTTCCATAGCGTATAAAAGGCTGTGGAAACAATTTTTTTTTCTTTATTTCGGGGTGACTGTTGGGGCCGAAATATTAATTACGGCTAAAGCTGACTTTATTACAGCAAGAATATACAACTACTTAGACCTGTTTTGTATTGGCTATTTCGGATATATTTATTACAGAGAAACCGGAAATAGTATGGTGATTAAGATAACAGCATCTGTTTTTCTGCTGTTAAGCAGCCTGTTTATTTTTATTTCCGAAACCGACTATTCTATCATGACAGGATATCTGTATTGTCTGTTCCTCATTTTTATTTCATTGTTCTGGCTATACAGGAAAATTTCCAGGACAGATGAAGACGGAAATATTTTAAACCAACGGTTCTTCTGGCTAAGCAGTTCACTGTTATTCTGGGCCGTATTTTACATTTTCAGAATGCTTCCCATGTATTTTTTTAATACTACAGACCGCAGTTTTTTGATGGAGATTGCTAAGGTTTTTACATTCATTAATATCATAACTTATTTGCTGTTCTTACGCAGCTTATTTTGCAGGCAATGAAAAATCTTCCTATAGAATTAAAGATAGTGTATATCACGGCAATCATTGTAATGATGCTATTTGTAGGCTTCATTATTTTCGTTGTTGTGGTGT
This portion of the Chryseobacterium arthrosphaerae genome encodes:
- the infA gene encoding translation initiation factor IF-1, with translation MAKQKHIEQDGVIVEALSNAMFRVELENGHILIAHISGKMRMHYIKLLPGDKVKLEMSPYDLTKGRITFRY
- the rpmJ gene encoding 50S ribosomal protein L36, encoding MKVRASIKKRSADCKIVRRKGVLFVINKKNPKFKQRQG
- the rpsM gene encoding 30S ribosomal protein S13, whose protein sequence is MARIAGIDLPKNKRGVIGLTYIYGVGRSTSSEILKAAGISEDKKVNEWNDDELAAIRTYISENVKVEGELRSEVQLNIKRLMDIGCQRGIRHRLGLPLRGQRTKNNSRTRKGKRKTVANKKKASK
- the rpsK gene encoding 30S ribosomal protein S11 translates to MAKQTKVVKKRKVKVEAIGEAHIQASFNNIIISLTNKNGEVISWASAGKMGFRGSKKNTPFAAQMAAENCSAVAHEAGLRRVKVFVKGPGAGRESAIRSIHNSGIEVSEIVDVTPMPHNGCRPPKRRRV
- the rpsD gene encoding 30S ribosomal protein S4 — translated: MARYIGPKTKIARKFGAAIYGDDKNFEKRKNQPPGQHGPNKRRGAKKSEYAVQLAEKQKAKYTYGILERQFANLFEKAHRSKGVTGEVLLQLCESRLDNVVYRLGFAKTRSGARQLVSHRHITVNGEILNIPSYLVKAGDVIAVREKSKSLEVVTNALASKSNYEWLQFNDEKKEGTFISAPERIQIPEDIKENLIVELYSK
- a CDS encoding DNA-directed RNA polymerase subunit alpha, with amino-acid sequence MAILQFIKPDKVILLNSDEFKGQFEFRPLEPGFGLTIGNALRRVLLSSLEGYAISSIKIEGVEHEFSTIPGVIEDVTEIILNLKQVRLKAAAEGQANEQVVAKVSGQTIITAGDLGKSINGFEVLNPDLVICNLNTDVTFEITFNIEKGRGYVPSEQNKSNNAPVGTIAIDSIFTPIKKVQYSIENYRVEQKTDYEKLVLDIETDGSISPQNALTEASKILIYHFMLFSDERITLETEAVKASIQYDEETLHTRQLLKSKLADMDLSVRALNCLKAAEVETLGELVSYSKSDLMKFRNFGKKSLTELEELVHSKGLNFGFDVAKYKLDADK
- the rplQ gene encoding 50S ribosomal protein L17, with protein sequence MRHGKKFNHLGRTASHRSALLSNMACSLIEHKRINTTVAKAKALRVYVEPLLTKAKEDTTHNRRVVFSYLQNKFAVAELFRTVAPKIAERNGGYTRIIKTGFRPGDAADTALIELVDFNELYNPNAEEKKATRRSRRSTAAPKKAEAVVAEAPAVEEKVEEAKADTTEEKTEE
- a CDS encoding N-acetylmuramoyl-L-alanine amidase translates to MIIVEDKLEKTISGESVNFVETPNKEGIIIPEYIIIHFTAGHGVENTINWFKEPTAKASVHVIIDRDGRITQMVEFNKKAWHAGRSRWADRSGFNDFSISIELENPGKLKKVNERYYSWFEKEYPKDVVVEAMHKHENTTSYWHSFTERQIESCFQVCKLLTETYNIKDILGHDDIAPFRKNDPGPAFPMESLRAKLFGREDDTADMYNVVADFANVRKDARTESDLIVKLKKNTPVEFIKSKLGWFYVYVLMEAGKDGEPVYGWINSDLLEKV
- a CDS encoding glycoside hydrolase family 35 protein, which translates into the protein MRNFSRYLYSILFVFFINTMFSQKGNFEIKNGHFLLNGKPFTIYSGEMHYPRVPSEYWKHRMQMMKAMGLNTVTTYVFWNYHEEAPGKWNFSGEKDLRRFIKTAQEVGLYVIIRPGPYVCAEWEFGGYPWWLQKNKNLEIRRDNKAFLDECEKYINQLAGQIVPLQINNGGPVIMVQAENEFGSYVAQRKDIPLEEHRKYSHKIKDMLLKGGITVPLFTSDGSSLFKGGSIDGALPTANGESDIEVLKKSINEYNGGKGPYMVAEYYPGWLDHWAEPFVKVAAEEVVKQTDLYIKNGVSFNYYMIHGGTNFGFTSGANYNKDFDIQPDITSYDYDAPISESGLATPKYNALREIFQKINPGKLPEVPKAPKVITIPAIGFTKVASLFDVISKIKPVTGDQPLTFEDLNIGNGYVVYRRISDKAQKGLLEIRGLRDYANIYVNGVWKGELNRINKKYAVDIDLKAGDRLDIMVENMGRINYGAEIVHNLKGIIEPVRINGSTISGNWQMFSLPFDQFPKHTYQKKNIADRVPVIQEAEFKLDETGDTFLDMRNFGKGIVFINGKNIGRYWSVAGPQQTLYIPGVWLKKGKNLVQVFEQIRPQNTVSSIDHPILDQLVK
- a CDS encoding response regulator transcription factor; translated protein: MSISIAIVEDEKNYNNALKKIINYQNDMKVTAQFFDGSTALKNLPEISPDVVMMDIQLPDMLGIEIIEHIRKEMSDTQFIMCTSFEDDEKIFNSLKAGAMGYLVKGESMDKILSSIRDVYNGGAPMSFSIARKVLKHFEKKLPEIKGFDELTEREKEILELLSQGLLYKEIADQKCISIDTVKKHVGNIYRKLHVSNKVEAINKFNNFKN